In one Vibrio sp. VB16 genomic region, the following are encoded:
- the mak gene encoding fructokinase has translation MRIGIDLGGTKIEAIALSDKGEELFRKRVDTPKGSYPDTLHAIKGLVVDAEQATGQTGTVGLGIPGTISPYSQKVKNANSVWLNGKPLDVDLTILLGREVRVANDANCMAVSEATDGAGAGYKMVLAVIIGTGAGAGIVVNGVPHAGGNGIGGEWGHNPLPWQDAEERKIADATPCYCGQHGCIEQFVSGTGLCADYERRTGNLLKGKEISDLADEGDETALLTLEVYERRLAKSIASVVNLLDPDVVVLAGGVCNVTRLYSNVPKILPEYTFGGECHTPIKAAIHGDSSGVRGAAWLWAQE, from the coding sequence ATGCGCATTGGGATAGATTTAGGCGGTACGAAAATCGAGGCCATCGCTCTTTCAGATAAGGGTGAAGAGCTATTTAGAAAACGAGTCGATACCCCAAAAGGTTCTTATCCTGATACGCTTCACGCGATTAAAGGCTTAGTAGTGGACGCAGAACAAGCGACGGGACAGACTGGCACCGTTGGACTTGGGATTCCCGGAACGATCTCTCCGTATTCTCAAAAAGTAAAAAATGCGAATTCAGTTTGGCTTAATGGAAAGCCACTCGATGTAGACCTAACTATTTTGCTTGGGCGTGAGGTTCGCGTCGCCAATGATGCGAATTGCATGGCAGTATCAGAAGCAACAGATGGTGCGGGTGCTGGGTACAAAATGGTCTTGGCCGTGATTATAGGTACAGGTGCAGGTGCGGGTATTGTAGTTAACGGTGTCCCACATGCTGGTGGTAATGGTATTGGCGGTGAGTGGGGGCATAACCCGCTACCGTGGCAAGATGCAGAAGAACGTAAAATTGCCGATGCTACCCCTTGTTATTGTGGTCAACATGGCTGCATTGAACAGTTTGTGTCTGGAACGGGACTGTGTGCTGATTATGAACGAAGAACAGGTAATTTACTCAAAGGGAAAGAAATTTCAGATCTGGCGGACGAGGGTGATGAAACAGCATTGCTCACACTCGAGGTCTACGAACGTCGACTCGCGAAATCTATCGCCAGTGTAGTGAATTTACTCGATCCGGATGTTGTAGTCTTAGCTGGCGGTGTATGTAACGTGACTAGATTATACAGTAACGTTCCTAAGATTCTGCCAGAGTATACGTTTGGTGGAGAGTGTCATACACCCATAAAAGCAGCCATCCACGGAGACTCAAGTGGTGTACGTGGCGCAGCATGGTTATGGGCTCAAGAGTAA
- the exaC gene encoding acetaldehyde dehydrogenase ExaC: MIYAQPGTQGSIVNFKSVYDNYIGGEWVKPVNGKYFSNLSPVNGKEYCQVARSDEADINLALDAAHKARDAWAATSVGERSNMLLRIADMIEQNLEELAVAETWENGKPVRETLNADLPLVVDHFRYYAGCIRAQEGSAAELDANTAAYHFPEAIGVVGQIIPWNFPMLMAAWKLAPALAAGCCIILKPAEQTPVSILVLMEKIGHLIPPGVLNVVNGFGNEAGQALATSTRIAKLAFTGSTTVGQHILKCAANNLIPSTVELGGKSPNVYFEDIFNYEDEYLDKCVEGMLLGFFNQGEVCTCPSRVLIQESIYDKFIAKVVERAKGIQQGDPLDPNTQVGAQVSKEQFDKILGYLEIGREEGAQVLIGGSIAKQDDGLNDGYYIQPTLLKGHNKMRVFQEEIFGPVIAVTTFKDEAEALALANDTEFGLGAGLWTRDQNLAYRMGRKIEAGRIWINCYHAYPAHAAFGGYKRSGIGRETHKMMLDHYQNTKNLLVSYDINPLGFF; encoded by the coding sequence ATGATTTATGCTCAGCCAGGAACGCAAGGTTCTATTGTTAATTTCAAATCTGTTTATGATAATTATATTGGTGGCGAATGGGTAAAACCAGTCAACGGCAAGTACTTTTCGAATCTATCGCCAGTAAATGGAAAAGAATATTGTCAGGTTGCCCGTTCGGATGAAGCGGATATTAACTTAGCGCTAGACGCTGCGCACAAAGCAAGAGATGCATGGGCAGCGACCAGTGTTGGTGAACGTTCAAATATGCTGCTAAGAATTGCCGATATGATAGAGCAAAACTTGGAAGAATTAGCCGTCGCTGAAACATGGGAAAATGGGAAACCAGTTCGAGAAACATTGAACGCGGATCTACCTTTGGTGGTTGACCATTTTCGTTACTATGCGGGTTGTATTCGAGCTCAAGAGGGCAGCGCTGCTGAACTTGATGCTAATACAGCGGCCTATCATTTCCCTGAAGCGATCGGGGTCGTCGGTCAGATTATCCCATGGAATTTCCCAATGTTAATGGCGGCATGGAAACTCGCTCCTGCGCTGGCTGCTGGTTGTTGTATTATTTTAAAACCTGCAGAGCAAACGCCGGTGTCAATACTTGTTCTAATGGAAAAAATAGGTCATTTAATACCACCTGGTGTGCTAAACGTCGTTAATGGTTTTGGTAACGAAGCAGGTCAGGCTCTGGCAACAAGTACCAGAATTGCCAAGTTAGCTTTTACTGGTTCGACAACGGTTGGCCAACATATTTTAAAATGTGCGGCAAATAATCTTATTCCATCTACCGTAGAGTTGGGTGGTAAGTCACCTAACGTATACTTTGAAGACATATTCAATTATGAAGATGAGTACCTAGATAAATGTGTTGAGGGGATGTTGTTAGGTTTCTTCAATCAGGGAGAGGTGTGTACATGCCCATCTCGCGTTCTTATACAAGAATCTATATACGATAAATTTATTGCGAAAGTGGTGGAAAGAGCGAAGGGTATTCAGCAGGGTGATCCTTTAGACCCGAATACTCAAGTGGGGGCTCAAGTTTCCAAAGAACAGTTCGATAAAATACTGGGTTATTTGGAAATAGGTCGTGAGGAAGGCGCTCAAGTACTCATCGGTGGCAGCATTGCAAAACAGGATGACGGTCTGAATGATGGCTACTACATTCAACCAACTTTGCTTAAAGGCCATAATAAAATGCGCGTTTTCCAAGAAGAAATTTTTGGCCCAGTTATCGCGGTTACGACCTTTAAGGATGAAGCAGAAGCACTGGCTCTTGCAAATGACACTGAATTTGGGTTAGGCGCAGGGCTATGGACTAGGGACCAAAATCTTGCGTATCGAATGGGACGCAAAATAGAGGCAGGACGTATTTGGATAAACTGTTATCACGCTTACCCAGCGCATGCGGCCTTTGGTGGATATAAGCGATCGGGTATTGGTAGAGAGACGCATAAAATGATGCTAGACCACTACCAAAATACGAAAAATCTATTGGTAAGTTATGATATTAATCCTTTAGGGTTCTTCTAA
- a CDS encoding sigma-54-dependent Fis family transcriptional regulator — MNLQIDDTIDWLNNSWHRSSEAGLRENRLPDDIRLESFQLSERRDNAKRLINGLEKYALPLFNQMFARTNSRLILTDIQGVILGSWGLEKFANRLTSIALESGVCWQENLKGTNAIGTAIIEAKPISIIGDQHFIHQHRFISCSASPIFNHQGEMLGILDITSEQQVHHSNTQLLIQSMIQKIENSLLFGIPDGTIRVDIACDKALLDSGWQGIMIANEAGEVIAHNQLASQLLDHQEIIGAPLEHLLKHESTPFVYRLHPQSTKPIPKSVTYSPSSELHQGDERIENAWQQACKVIDKQIHLLILGETGVGKSEFVKALHQQSKRKQSPLVIVNCGALPKDLIESELFGYAPGAFTGASHKGYQGKIRQADKGTLFLDEIADMPLEAQCRLLHFLQEKEVVPVGSNQTYHVDIQIIAATHKNIELLIAEGRFRQDLYYRLNGLVFHLPSLRERKDKVALIKKIHRKHCKNEQTLDRDLLNLLKDFAWPGNIRELDNVLHVATLLACDEPKLMLKHIPDHISASLQSLSQTRSLAMEHSSEDISLQETVEDTLIKIYRANNGNISKTSKILSISRNTIYRKLKKLGVLPS; from the coding sequence ATGAATCTTCAAATCGACGACACCATTGATTGGCTGAACAATTCATGGCACAGAAGCAGTGAAGCAGGACTAAGAGAGAATCGACTTCCCGACGATATTCGGTTGGAAAGCTTTCAGCTTAGCGAAAGAAGAGATAACGCCAAGAGGCTAATTAACGGACTGGAAAAATACGCGCTACCTCTTTTTAACCAGATGTTTGCTCGAACCAATAGCCGACTGATACTAACCGACATACAGGGTGTGATTTTAGGTTCATGGGGCTTAGAAAAATTTGCTAACCGCCTCACCTCAATTGCATTAGAAAGTGGCGTTTGCTGGCAAGAAAACCTAAAAGGAACGAACGCGATAGGAACTGCCATTATTGAGGCCAAGCCAATATCCATCATTGGCGATCAACACTTTATCCATCAACACCGATTTATCAGTTGCTCAGCTAGCCCCATTTTCAATCATCAAGGCGAAATGCTCGGAATTTTAGATATCACCAGTGAGCAGCAAGTACATCACTCCAATACCCAACTTTTGATTCAAAGCATGATTCAGAAGATAGAAAACAGCCTGTTGTTTGGCATACCAGACGGCACAATTCGAGTTGATATCGCTTGTGACAAAGCACTGCTTGATAGTGGATGGCAGGGAATTATGATTGCCAATGAAGCCGGCGAAGTTATCGCCCACAACCAACTGGCATCTCAACTTTTGGATCATCAAGAAATAATAGGCGCTCCTCTGGAGCATCTGTTAAAACATGAGTCCACGCCGTTTGTATACCGCTTACATCCTCAGTCAACAAAACCTATTCCAAAATCAGTTACCTATTCTCCGTCAAGCGAACTACATCAAGGGGATGAACGCATTGAGAATGCCTGGCAACAGGCGTGTAAGGTCATCGACAAACAGATCCACCTGTTGATCTTGGGCGAAACAGGCGTTGGTAAAAGCGAGTTTGTTAAGGCGCTTCACCAACAGAGTAAGCGTAAGCAATCCCCACTTGTGATTGTTAATTGTGGCGCACTGCCTAAAGATTTGATTGAGTCAGAGCTGTTTGGTTATGCGCCAGGGGCATTTACTGGAGCAAGCCACAAAGGCTATCAAGGAAAAATACGTCAGGCGGACAAAGGCACTCTGTTTCTAGATGAAATTGCCGACATGCCGCTTGAAGCACAGTGTCGTCTATTACACTTTCTTCAAGAGAAAGAAGTGGTCCCGGTGGGCTCTAATCAGACCTATCACGTGGATATTCAAATCATCGCCGCCACACATAAGAATATAGAGCTACTCATAGCAGAAGGGCGTTTTCGACAGGATCTCTATTACCGACTAAATGGCCTAGTTTTTCACCTACCTTCGTTGAGAGAAAGAAAAGACAAGGTTGCCCTTATTAAAAAGATTCACAGAAAACACTGTAAGAATGAACAGACATTAGATAGAGATTTACTGAATCTACTTAAAGATTTTGCATGGCCCGGGAATATAAGAGAATTGGACAACGTATTGCACGTTGCAACGCTGCTCGCATGCGATGAGCCGAAACTTATGCTCAAACATATTCCCGACCACATCAGCGCTTCATTGCAATCTTTAAGTCAGACGCGTTCGTTAGCTATGGAACATAGTAGTGAAGATATTAGCCTTCAAGAGACCGTCGAAGACACATTAATTAAGATCTATCGGGCCAACAACGGTAACATCAGTAAAACGTCTAAAATCCTTAGTATTAGCAGAAATACCATCTACAGGAAATTGAAAAAGCTTGGTGTGTTACCAAGCTAA
- a CDS encoding aspartate/glutamate racemase family protein, translated as MDKKLGVLGGMGPMATVDFVKRIVEKSPACSDQEHMSMIISNDPVIPDRTKHILENGENPLEKMLKNLMNLKDSGATKVVIPCNTAHYWLDKLSNNERVSFISIIDAVMNEASRRQMCRVGVLATNATIQTGIYTNAIETRGMQAILPTATEQFQVMEGIYCVKAGQIEQGRRLMEPVFDSLIEKGADGVVLGCTEIPLAFDTLPADKLAKALDSLDLLADQCVNYYYYDV; from the coding sequence ATGGATAAGAAGTTAGGTGTTTTAGGGGGTATGGGCCCGATGGCTACGGTTGATTTTGTTAAGCGGATAGTGGAAAAAAGCCCGGCCTGTTCTGATCAAGAGCATATGTCTATGATTATTTCGAATGATCCTGTTATTCCTGATCGGACCAAGCATATCTTAGAAAACGGTGAAAACCCGTTGGAAAAAATGCTAAAAAACCTAATGAACTTAAAAGATTCGGGCGCCACAAAGGTAGTGATACCTTGTAATACTGCTCATTACTGGCTGGACAAACTCAGCAACAATGAAAGGGTTTCGTTTATTAGCATCATTGACGCAGTGATGAATGAAGCTAGCCGCCGTCAGATGTGTCGAGTGGGCGTATTGGCTACGAATGCAACCATACAAACGGGCATTTATACCAATGCTATTGAGACTCGCGGAATGCAGGCTATTTTACCAACGGCAACAGAGCAGTTTCAGGTTATGGAAGGAATATACTGTGTTAAAGCAGGTCAGATAGAGCAGGGAAGAAGGTTAATGGAACCTGTCTTTGATAGTCTAATTGAAAAAGGTGCCGATGGTGTTGTACTTGGCTGTACCGAAATACCATTAGCATTTGATACATTGCCAGCGGACAAGTTGGCAAAAGCATTAGACTCTTTGGACTTGTTAGCAGACCAGTGTGTTAACTATTATTATTATGACGTTTAA
- a CDS encoding LysR family transcriptional regulator, with translation MDRIAMGVALMLNIETKWLLDFLKLAELRNFSKAAIERNVTQSAFSRRIQALESAVGCQLFDRDKTPIALTQSGKEFRTSARSLIIQLEYELERLNDLSILGNQKVSIVAGHSIATDILPLFKFNLFAEEQEVILDVRAIDVDDAVKMLEESACDIVLSYKNPQLLAEPYLAHKLGESNNYCVSVLSDSKPKYSLSETIVTPLIMHSTSSYMGRLTRQTSSRYALKPIFSSSMTDLVKALVLQGEGIGWLPDYAIIDELKQNKLVILNPEEATLNTELYAYRSKTKLHPAGERVWKRICEHQTIFTPNHKTNN, from the coding sequence ATGGATCGCATAGCTATGGGTGTCGCTCTGATGTTAAATATTGAAACCAAATGGTTGCTGGATTTTTTAAAACTGGCCGAACTCCGTAACTTCTCTAAAGCAGCAATCGAACGAAACGTAACTCAGTCAGCATTTAGTCGCCGCATACAAGCGCTCGAAAGTGCGGTGGGATGCCAACTTTTTGATAGAGATAAGACACCGATTGCGTTAACGCAAAGTGGCAAGGAATTTCGAACGAGTGCTCGCTCTCTCATCATTCAGCTTGAATATGAGTTAGAGCGTCTTAACGATCTCTCTATTCTAGGAAACCAAAAAGTAAGCATCGTAGCGGGCCATTCAATAGCGACCGATATCCTACCATTGTTCAAATTCAATCTGTTCGCAGAAGAGCAAGAAGTCATTTTGGACGTTCGCGCGATCGATGTTGATGATGCCGTAAAAATGTTAGAGGAGAGCGCTTGCGATATTGTATTAAGCTATAAAAATCCTCAGTTGCTTGCTGAACCCTACCTGGCACATAAACTTGGCGAATCAAATAACTATTGCGTAAGCGTATTATCCGATTCAAAACCAAAATACTCATTATCCGAAACCATTGTTACACCGCTTATCATGCATTCAACGTCCAGCTATATGGGCAGATTAACTCGTCAAACGAGCAGTCGTTACGCCCTTAAACCGATTTTTTCTTCATCTATGACCGATCTGGTTAAGGCTTTGGTACTGCAAGGCGAAGGCATAGGCTGGCTACCAGATTATGCTATCATTGACGAACTGAAACAGAATAAACTCGTTATATTAAATCCCGAAGAAGCAACCTTAAATACCGAACTATACGCCTACCGTTCTAAAACCAAACTCCACCCAGCAGGAGAACGGGTATGGAAACGTATATGCGAACACCAGACTATATTTACGCCCAACCACAAAACCAACAACTAG
- a CDS encoding 1-aminocyclopropane-1-carboxylate deaminase/D-cysteine desulfhydrase produces the protein MKLSESPVTQHRFNGLTFFVKRDDLLHHQFSGNKARKFMSLLTGEFPHIKNLIGYGSVQANSLYSLSALCAIKKWKLTFYVDHIPSYVKQKPTGNYRGALDLGANIVDLSQLEDRDGRHTSTYIDDNFSGLNDTLIVPEGGRSTMAEPGVKTLAQEILNWKLMERCDNLVVALPSGTGTTALYLQKHLEQADIEVITCACVGDKEYLVEQFLDVDSKATQPTIIGTDKKHHFGRLDKGEYALWQSLESQTQIEFDLLYDPFMWKNLLDWLSENPNKTVLYIHQGGILGNESMVGRYRHWLSI, from the coding sequence ATGAAATTATCTGAAAGCCCAGTGACTCAGCACCGTTTTAACGGACTCACTTTTTTTGTAAAAAGAGATGATCTCTTACACCATCAATTCTCTGGTAACAAAGCACGAAAATTCATGTCTTTGTTAACGGGAGAGTTTCCCCATATAAAAAATTTGATTGGCTATGGTTCCGTTCAGGCAAACTCGTTGTACTCTCTCTCTGCCCTTTGTGCGATAAAGAAATGGAAACTGACCTTTTATGTTGACCATATTCCAAGTTATGTTAAACAAAAACCAACTGGGAATTATCGAGGCGCCCTCGACTTGGGTGCAAACATCGTCGACCTATCGCAATTAGAAGACAGAGACGGCCGCCACACCAGTACCTATATTGACGACAATTTTTCTGGCCTAAACGATACGTTGATTGTGCCAGAAGGTGGTCGTTCTACAATGGCAGAACCGGGCGTTAAAACCCTCGCCCAAGAAATACTTAATTGGAAGTTAATGGAACGATGCGACAACCTCGTCGTCGCACTACCGTCAGGCACAGGAACAACGGCACTCTATCTACAAAAACACCTTGAACAAGCAGACATAGAGGTCATCACATGTGCCTGCGTAGGTGATAAAGAATACCTAGTCGAGCAGTTTTTGGATGTCGACAGCAAAGCGACGCAACCGACGATAATTGGTACGGATAAAAAGCATCACTTTGGCCGATTAGACAAAGGTGAATATGCCTTATGGCAATCATTAGAATCACAAACCCAAATAGAGTTTGATCTTCTTTATGACCCATTTATGTGGAAAAACTTGTTAGATTGGCTATCGGAGAATCCAAATAAGACCGTACTTTATATCCATCAGGGTGGCATTTTGGGTAACGAGAGTATGGTTGGCCGTTATCGCCACTGGTTGTCTATCTAA
- a CDS encoding fasciclin domain-containing protein, protein MFKKMISAFTFVVISFALVACSSNKDMKHSDGMMKKDIVDVAVENGSFNTLVAAVQAAGLVDTLKSDGPFTVFAPTDEAFAKLPAGTVETLLKPENKDQLIAILTYHVVPGKVMAADVVKLTSAKTVQGQKVTIKVMGSKVMVDNANVIATDVAASNGVIHVIDSVILPK, encoded by the coding sequence ATGTTTAAGAAAATGATATCAGCATTTACATTCGTCGTGATTAGTTTCGCTCTTGTAGCTTGTTCGAGTAACAAGGATATGAAACATAGCGACGGCATGATGAAAAAGGACATTGTAGACGTAGCCGTTGAGAATGGTTCGTTTAATACACTTGTTGCCGCAGTGCAAGCCGCAGGATTAGTCGATACTTTGAAAAGTGACGGACCGTTCACGGTATTTGCTCCAACAGATGAAGCTTTTGCTAAGTTGCCTGCCGGTACGGTAGAAACCCTTCTGAAGCCAGAAAATAAAGATCAATTAATTGCTATTCTGACTTATCACGTGGTTCCTGGAAAAGTGATGGCCGCAGATGTAGTGAAATTGACGAGTGCTAAAACTGTCCAAGGTCAAAAGGTCACCATCAAAGTGATGGGCTCAAAAGTAATGGTTGATAATGCGAATGTTATCGCCACAGATGTCGCGGCTAGCAATGGTGTGATTCATGTCATCGACAGTGTAATTTTACCGAAATAG
- a CDS encoding CHASE2 domain-containing protein has product MKISQQWKVVLNLFYQKYNFMIQWLMLFLLGAWVIFSDPFGIGSASERAGEQAIYKLTAHSYDSTKSQPNILVVLFNDKAIENLYPEIWQSNDWPLSYLDQVNMLTAIMAQSPMAVFYDVMWMKKRALDDSFDRAIAKLNAARAATNVPLYFAQGKADSVMEKEVREALSPSVSLVPNGWEERAELYPLYTHEVATTANVLYQEYCKNRECESPIRDEKYPISVRWSEIAAPVLLSHRKDECIQLDNSWYSVVWSSVNKVINSIIPMTDDQQVQKICPPQRVLYIDELMALARSPIDEERQQLKRWVKDSIVLVGGQIEGIHDYVISPVHGAMPGVFFHAMALDNLMVDQNEYIRDDPNAEYINLIVWALYITLLVAVRRFAYKHKVLMCIKSKLLLSSLFYVCVVLFFAYGVFHLAPASWVSILALGWLGIQLIERLERRMGEWRDETKYED; this is encoded by the coding sequence ATGAAAATAAGTCAGCAATGGAAAGTTGTACTGAACCTGTTCTACCAAAAATATAATTTTATGATTCAGTGGTTGATGCTGTTCCTGCTTGGCGCATGGGTTATTTTTAGTGATCCTTTTGGAATTGGCAGTGCCAGTGAACGAGCAGGTGAGCAAGCCATCTACAAGCTCACCGCACATTCCTACGACTCGACCAAAAGTCAGCCTAATATTCTGGTTGTTTTGTTCAATGACAAAGCGATAGAAAACCTCTATCCCGAGATCTGGCAATCCAATGACTGGCCGCTTTCCTACTTGGATCAAGTTAACATGCTAACCGCGATAATGGCGCAATCTCCAATGGCGGTTTTCTACGATGTAATGTGGATGAAGAAACGCGCCTTGGATGATAGTTTTGACAGAGCTATCGCGAAGTTAAATGCTGCACGTGCTGCCACAAATGTTCCTCTCTATTTTGCACAAGGTAAAGCTGACTCCGTTATGGAAAAAGAGGTTAGGGAAGCACTAAGTCCGTCGGTCTCTTTGGTTCCTAATGGATGGGAAGAACGAGCAGAGTTATATCCACTTTATACGCATGAGGTGGCGACCACTGCTAACGTACTGTATCAAGAATATTGTAAAAATAGAGAGTGTGAATCACCTATACGGGATGAAAAATACCCTATTAGTGTTCGATGGAGTGAAATCGCGGCGCCAGTCTTGCTATCCCATCGTAAAGACGAGTGTATACAACTAGATAACTCTTGGTATAGCGTCGTTTGGAGTAGTGTAAATAAGGTTATTAACAGCATCATACCAATGACGGATGATCAACAGGTGCAAAAAATATGTCCACCGCAAAGGGTGCTCTATATTGATGAGCTTATGGCGTTAGCCCGTTCCCCAATCGATGAAGAGCGGCAACAACTTAAACGTTGGGTTAAAGACAGTATTGTATTGGTCGGCGGCCAAATAGAAGGGATACATGACTATGTTATTTCACCGGTACACGGTGCGATGCCCGGTGTTTTTTTTCACGCAATGGCCCTTGATAACTTGATGGTCGATCAAAATGAGTATATTCGAGATGACCCAAACGCTGAATATATCAATTTAATTGTGTGGGCTCTGTATATCACATTGTTGGTGGCGGTAAGACGCTTTGCCTATAAACATAAAGTGTTGATGTGTATAAAAAGCAAGCTTCTGTTATCAAGTCTTTTTTATGTATGTGTTGTTCTGTTTTTTGCCTATGGTGTGTTTCATCTAGCGCCTGCTAGTTGGGTCTCTATTCTAGCTCTGGGTTGGTTAGGCATTCAGCTAATAGAGCGACTAGAAAGGCGAATGGGGGAGTGGAGGGATGAGACGAAATATGAAGATTAA
- a CDS encoding caspase family protein codes for MRFIALFCMLVSPLLSHASTVTTPNYHAIVVGVSEYPNLPDGLDLSGPKYDALRVQSMLLQQGVAEANIQLLADGVPSAVLPTKANILKAFAQLESNLKPGDFAYLHFSGHGSQQPSVFTGATKNSDSVDGLDEIFLPRDTGAWSKNIGTVENSLSDNEVDILVTRLRNIGANVWIIFDSCHSGTMTRSVTGKEIRSRSIEPKVLGISSDNNTISKGSLGMPPEKGNRIAPSSLTPVALSENAGALMSFGAAQSNEEAPEMSLPSGEGEAPQGLFTFVMTSIISQNPNISYRQLAQSILATYNSLPWHRTTPLFEGGQSLDQPIFHKTEEVTTVYAVTTKKGHHFIQGGQLNGLEVGAVVDIYEDISAKNRVATLEIIQADMTTSEGRLVEGEIDTRYSYAELASPAYPKPLTVKWQALPDANWVDAATTLIEKSELLDRTVKWVGTDQPADISLYAGRDTLYFFTLENEKLPCQLQNNSGVCDVDERETYLSMPLDKGELNRYEVLNNGLSRMVRSRNLKRLSASLTGRSPIVSEVFLNEQPQSLEQVVKATDGDDLYVSFVNQGRAPIDLTVMFIDSGMGIYQVFPEPGYSGRLFAGEAAEFEGNVSKSTTGEEQFVVIAIPTNRQAPQVSLSHLQQEPMQSSQFFDSQSFSVKARGSASVQDLFAQSLGDTPQTRAFEKKGKSVGKASINVIRLRTD; via the coding sequence ATGCGTTTTATTGCTCTGTTTTGCATGCTGGTATCGCCACTTTTATCCCACGCGTCGACCGTAACTACACCCAATTATCACGCTATCGTCGTGGGTGTTTCTGAATACCCTAACTTGCCTGATGGATTGGATCTTTCGGGGCCTAAATATGATGCACTAAGAGTGCAGAGTATGCTGCTACAACAAGGTGTGGCGGAAGCAAATATACAGCTTCTAGCCGATGGAGTCCCATCCGCTGTGCTGCCAACCAAAGCGAATATTCTTAAGGCTTTTGCGCAACTGGAATCAAATCTAAAGCCCGGTGATTTCGCTTACCTACATTTCTCAGGTCATGGCAGTCAACAACCTTCGGTATTTACTGGTGCGACAAAAAATAGTGATAGTGTTGATGGTTTAGACGAGATTTTTCTTCCCAGAGATACCGGTGCATGGTCTAAAAATATCGGGACGGTTGAGAATAGTTTAAGCGACAATGAAGTGGATATTTTGGTTACGCGATTACGAAATATTGGTGCCAATGTTTGGATTATTTTTGACTCCTGTCATTCCGGCACAATGACGCGAAGCGTGACAGGTAAAGAGATCAGGTCGCGCAGTATCGAGCCAAAAGTGTTGGGTATTAGCAGCGACAATAATACCATATCAAAAGGTTCGCTAGGCATGCCTCCAGAGAAAGGTAATCGTATTGCACCTTCCTCTTTGACTCCGGTAGCACTTAGTGAAAATGCAGGTGCGTTGATGAGCTTTGGTGCGGCTCAAAGCAACGAAGAAGCGCCCGAAATGTCATTACCTAGTGGTGAGGGAGAGGCACCTCAAGGATTATTCACTTTCGTCATGACATCCATAATTAGTCAAAATCCGAATATATCCTACCGTCAATTAGCGCAAAGCATATTAGCCACGTATAACAGCCTGCCTTGGCACAGAACCACACCACTTTTCGAAGGTGGACAGAGTCTTGATCAACCTATTTTTCATAAGACAGAGGAGGTCACGACGGTTTACGCTGTCACAACTAAGAAAGGACATCACTTCATTCAGGGTGGTCAATTAAATGGCCTAGAAGTTGGCGCAGTTGTTGATATCTATGAGGATATTTCAGCAAAAAATAGAGTCGCTACTTTAGAAATTATTCAGGCCGACATGACAACCAGCGAAGGCCGACTTGTGGAAGGTGAGATCGACACTCGATATTCATATGCAGAATTGGCAAGTCCTGCCTACCCAAAACCACTGACGGTGAAATGGCAAGCATTACCCGATGCAAACTGGGTTGACGCTGCAACAACGTTGATTGAAAAGAGCGAGCTATTAGACAGAACCGTGAAGTGGGTCGGGACAGATCAGCCAGCGGATATTTCATTGTATGCAGGCCGAGACACACTCTACTTTTTCACCTTGGAGAATGAAAAGCTACCTTGTCAGTTGCAAAATAATAGTGGAGTTTGTGATGTTGATGAGCGCGAAACGTATCTGTCTATGCCTTTAGATAAAGGAGAATTGAACCGCTATGAAGTACTTAATAATGGTTTGTCTCGAATGGTACGTTCACGAAATCTGAAACGTTTATCCGCAAGTTTAACAGGGCGTTCTCCCATCGTTTCTGAAGTATTCTTAAACGAACAACCACAAAGCCTAGAACAAGTGGTCAAGGCGACAGACGGCGATGATCTATATGTTAGCTTTGTTAATCAAGGCCGCGCCCCAATTGACCTAACGGTGATGTTTATCGATAGCGGCATGGGTATCTATCAGGTATTTCCAGAACCCGGTTATAGTGGACGGTTATTCGCTGGAGAAGCGGCGGAGTTTGAAGGGAACGTATCGAAATCGACCACGGGGGAGGAGCAATTTGTCGTCATTGCGATACCGACGAATCGCCAAGCTCCCCAGGTTTCACTTAGTCACCTCCAACAAGAGCCTATGCAAAGCTCGCAATTCTTTGATTCTCAATCGTTCTCCGTGAAGGCTCGTGGTTCCGCATCAGTTCAAGACTTATTTGCTCAATCGTTAGGGGACACACCGCAAACACGTGCGTTTGAAAAGAAGGGTAAATCAGTCGGCAAGGCAAGCATCAACGTAATACGTTTGAGAACAGATTGA